A genomic region of Brienomyrus brachyistius isolate T26 chromosome 6, BBRACH_0.4, whole genome shotgun sequence contains the following coding sequences:
- the LOC125745054 gene encoding lysophosphatidic acid receptor 6: protein MNSSESSCIQTADFQFVLFPVVYSFVVVFGLLGNVFALYMFMCKITPRTSTSVYVINLALADTAFLCTLPFRIHYHLNQNDWIFGDKACQITGTLFFANIYISIAFLSCIAIDRYVATVHPHVYLRLQRSPCTQLVSLSVWTVAGVAVSIFIMVGPLESNSTDGRRSCFENFSEYEWDTRLAAYSACSLLFGSLVPFVIIMVCYPLVARRIARIHTGTSRRALRVICAILGITVLCFLPYHIVYLLHLLVRLRVIQYCPFASAIYRARRVTMALVSINSCLDPVIYYFSTSFCKLNRPTWLSLGRHHRVYNISCKM from the coding sequence ATGAACAGCTCAgaaagcagctgcatccaaacgGCGGACTTTCAGTTCGTCCTCTTCCCGGTGGTGTACAGCTTCGTGGTGGTGTTCGGACTCTTGGGTAATGTGTTCGCCCTCTACATGTTCATGTGCAAAATCACACCACGCACCTCCACCAGCGTGTACGTCATCAACCTGGCGCTGGCAGACACGGCTTTTCTGTGCACGCTGCCTTTCCGCATCCATTACCACTTAAACCAAAACGACTGGATTTTTGGGGACAAGGCGTGCCAGATCACGGGCACTCTGTTCTTCGCCAACATCTACATCAGCATCGCCTTCCTCAGCTGCATCGCCATCGACCGCTACGTCGCCACAGTGCATCCTCACGTCTACCTGCGACTTCAGCGCAGCCCCTGCACGCAGCTGGTCAGCCTCTCGGTGTGGACCGTCGCCGGTGTCGCCGTCTCCATCTTCATCATGGTCGGCCCTCTGGAGAGTAACTCCACCGACGGCCGGCGGAGCTGCTTCGAGAACTTCTCAGAGTACGAGTGGGATACGCGGCTGGCGGCCTACAGCGCCTGCAGCCTGCTGTTTGGCTCGCTGGTGCCTTTCGTCATCATCATGGTGTGCTACCCTCTGGTGGCTCGCCGCATCGCTCGCATCCACACGGGCACCAGCCGCCGGGCGCTGCGTGTCATCTGCGCCATCCTGGGCATCACGGTGCTCTGCTTCCTGCCGTACCACATCGTGTACCTGCTGCACCTCCTCGTGCGTCTCCGCGTGATCCAGTACTGCCCGTTCGCCTCCGCCATTTACCGCGCGCGCCGTGTTACCATGGCGCTCGTCAGCATCAACAGCTGCCTGGACCCTGTAATCTATTACTTCTCCACCAGCTTCTGCAAGCTGAACAGGCCCACATGGCTGTCACTAGGTAGGCACCATAGGGTCTACAACATCAGCTGCAAAATGTGA
- the LOC125745187 gene encoding ceramide-1-phosphate transfer protein, producing the protein MADSVEDSKFCLTEVLDVFKSCLTENKEVLVDQYVAGWRGLVKFMNSLGSIFSFISKDAVSKIQIMINHRNGNNGAEYVTIQSMVKYELDNKLVDLTKSGNFPESGCRTILRLHRALRWLELFLERLRTSTEDGKTSVMCADAYNESLAHHHPWIIRTAASVAFCALPGRSTFFEVMNVGPPEQVVAMLGDALPLISEVYQITEDLYTKHNLLSLP; encoded by the exons ATGGCTGATTCGGTGGAGGACAGTAAATTTTGTCTAACAGAAGTACTTGACGTTTTTAAATCATGTCTCACAGAGAACAAGGAGGTTCTTGTCGATCAATATGTAGCAGGATGGAGAGGACTTGTGAA GTTCATGAACAGTCTAGGAAGCATCTTCTCCTTCATCTCTAAAGATGCAGTCAGTAAAATCCAGATCATGATCAACCACCGTAACGGCAACAATGGGGCGGAGTATGTCACCATCCAGTCCATGGTAAAGTACGAGCTTGACAATAAACTGGTGGACCTCACCAAGTCGGGCAATTTTCCAGAGTCTGGCTGCCGCACAATTCTAAGGCTGCACCGGGCTCTGAGGTGGCTGGAGCTCTTTCTCGAGCGGCTGCGCACGAGCACCGAAGATGGCAAGACTTCTGTGATGTGTGCAGATGCTTACAATGAGTCTCTGGCTCACCACCATCCCTGGATCATCCGTACAGCTGCTAGTGTGGCTTTCTGTGCCCTCCCAGGGCGTTCTACTTTTTTTGAGGTGATGAACGTGGGGCCCCCGGAGCAGGTTGTCGCCATGCTGGGGGATGCCCTGCCCCTCATCTCAGAAGTATATCAGATCACTGAGGACTTGTATACCAAACACAATCTACTGAGCCTGCCCTAG
- the ints11 gene encoding integrator complex subunit 11 gives MPEIKVTPLGAGQDVGRSCILVSIGGKNIMLDCGMHMGYNDDRRFPDFSYITQNGRLTEFLDCVIISHFHLDHCGALPYMSEMVGYDGPIYMTHPTKAICPILLEDFRKITVDKKGETNFFTSQMIKDCMKKVVPLNLHQTVQVDDELEIKAYYAGHVLGAAMVQIKVGAESVVYTGDYNMTPDRHLGAAWIDKCRPDVLISESTYATTIRDSKRCRERDFLKKVHETVERGGKVLIPVFALGRAQELCILLETFWERMNLKAPIYFSTGLTEKANHYYKLFITWTNQKIRKTFVQRNMFEFKHIKAFDRSYADNPGPMVVFATPGMLHAGQSLQIFKKWAGNEKNMVIMPGYCVQGTVGHKILSGQKKLEMEGRTTLEVKLQVEYMSFSAHADAKGIMQLIRMAEPRSVLLVHGEAKKMEFLKDKIEQEFSISCFMPANGETATIATNPSVPVDISLNLLKREAALGGPLPDSKKPRTMHGTLIMKDNSLRLVSPEQALKELGLNEHQLRFTCRVQLQDPHNDADTLNRVYSHLKSVLKGYTIQHLTDGTVMVESIVLKVSSSAEDPNTKVVLLSWSYQDEELGSFLSSLLRKGLPSGLC, from the exons ATGCCTGAGATTAAAGTAACACCATTAG GTGCTGGACAAGATGTTGGCCGGAGTTGCATCCTGGTTTCGATCGGTGGTAAAAATATTATGCTGGATTGTGGAATGCACATGGGATACAACGATGAC CGGCGTTTCCCTGACTTTTCGTACATCACCCAAAACGGACGTCTAACCGAATTCTTGGACTGTGTCATCATAAG ccattttcatctGGATCATTGCGGAGCACTGCCCTATATGAGTGAGATGGTGGGCTATGATGGACCAATATATATGACTCACCCAACCAAAGCCATATGCCCCATCTTACTGGAGGATTTCAGGAAAATCACCGTTGACAAAAAAGGGGAAACTAACTTTTTCACATCACAGATGATCAAAGATTGCATGAAAAAGGTGGTGCCTTTGAACCTCCATCAGACAGTTCAG GTGGATGATGAGTTGGAAATCAAGGCGTACTATGCAGGGCATGTGCTAGGAGCTGCCATGGTACAGATCAAAGTTGGAGCAGAATCTGTGGTCTACACT GGTGATTATAATATGACACCAGACAGACATTTAGG GGCAGCATGGATTGACAAGTGTCGTCCCGATGTCCTAATATCAGAGTCCACCTACGCAACCACCATCCGGGACTCAAAGCGCTGTCGAGAGCGAGACTTCCTGAAGAAGGTGCATGAGACTGTGGAGAGGGGGGGAAAG GTCCTTATTCCAGTCTTTGCCCTGGGAAGAGCTCAGGAACTTTGTATTTTGCTTGAGACATTCTG GGAGAGGATGAACCTCAAAGCCCCCATCTACTTCTCGACTGGTCTCACAGAAAAAGCCAACCACTACTACAAGCTTTTTATCACATGGACCAACCAGAAAATCCGCAAAACCTTTGTGCAAAGGAACATGTTTGAGTTCAAGCACATCAAAGCCTTTGACCGGTCCTATGCTGACAATCCAGGGCCAATG GTGGTTTTTGCCACCCCTGGGATGCTGCATGCTGGACAGTCCCTCCAGATATTCAAGAAGTGGGCTGGCAATGAGAAGAACATG GTGATCATGCCAGGCTACTGTGTGCAGGGAACAGTGGGACACAAGATCCTGAGTGGCCAAAAGAAGCTGGAGATGGAGGGAAGAACGACG CTGGaggtgaagctgcaggtggagTACATGTCTTTCAGCGCCCACGCCGACGCCAAAGGCATCATGCAGCTGATCCGCATGGCTGAGCCTCGCAGCGTGCTGCTGGTGCACGGCGAGGCCAAGAAGATGGAGTTCCTCAAGGACAAGATTGAGCAGGAATTCA GCATAAGTTGTTTTATGCCAGCCAATGGGGAGACTGCTACTATAGCAACAAACCCCAGTGTGCCGGTGGACATTTCCCTCAACCTTCTCAAGAGAGAGGCTGCCCTTGGAG GTCCTCTGCCTGACTCCAAGAAGCCACGCACGATGCACGGCACACTCATAATGAAGGACAAT AGTCTCCGCCTGGTCTCCCCTGAGCAGGCCCTCAAAGAGCTCGGCCTCAATGAGCACCAGCTGCGCTTCACCTGCCGCGTGCAGCTGCAGGACCCCCACAACGACGCCGACACGCTCAACAGGGTCTACAGCCACCTCAAGAG CGTGCTGAAAGGCTACACAATCCAGCACCTTACTGATGGCACTGTTATGGTGGAATCCATCGTCCTCAAGGTCTCGTCCTCTGCTGAAGACCCCAATACAAAGGTGGTTCTGCTTTCCTGGAGCTACCAG GATGAGGAATTGGGCAGCTTCCTATCATCGTTGCTTCGGAAAGGGCTTCCATCTGGATTGTGCTGA